The Ruania halotolerans genome contains the following window.
GTGAGACTGACGGCCTCGCCGTTCGCTCCGAAAGCGAAGTCGGTCGGGTAGAGGTGCGTCGAGATGAAATCGACCGGCAAGTCGCGCGCCGCGCACCACACGAGGAAGTCCTCGACCCACACCGGGCGCCAATCGAGCGCATCCGGATCGGATGCCGCGGCGGTGGCGTGCTCGGCCGAGCGGTTCTCGGTCTCGCCCGCGTAGCGGTCGTCAGGCACGAAGACGCTGGTCGACGGGCCGCCGACCTTGAGTTCAGGGTCGATGGCTTTGATGGCTTGCACCGTGCGGGCGTAGAGCTCAAAATACTCGGTCTTCGTACCGGTCCAGAAGTGCGGAACAAGGTTGGGCTCGTTCCAGACCTCGAACCGCCACTCCCGCACCTCGGCAAGGCCGTAGCGCTCGACCCAGTGCTCCACCGAACGCGCCACCAGCTCCACCCAGCGATCCATGTCGTTGGGAGGGCTGCAGTGCGCGCCCCACCAGAACACGGTCTGGGTCTGGGTGGCCAGCTCGCGCGGCATGAAGCCGAGTTCCACGAACGGCCGCACCCCCAGATCGATCAGGAAGTCGAACACCTTGTCCACGTAGGAGAAGGTGTGCACCGGGGTCTCGAGAGGCACATTCGGCCCGAACCCCCCGCCGTAGGAGCCGCGGTACACGAACATGTCATCGTGGAACACGCCGTGGAAACGCAGGTACCGGAAGCCGAGGCGGTCGACCGCCTCGCGGAACTGCTGCTGCCAGTCGGCGCGCAGCGCTTCATTGGCGCGGCCTGCCCCCGCGCAGAGGCTCCAGACGTGCGGGAGAACGGTCGATTCGGTGACGCGGTCGTCGATGGTGATGGCCGAGAGCGAGGCAGATGCCATGGGGGTGATCTCCTGAGATGGTGGCGTTGGGTGGTGAAAATTGTGGGTGGGGAACGGCGGTCCCGATCACTCGTCGACGACGCCTTGCCGGCCGTCTGCTCGGAGAATGTCGGCGAGTCTGGTGCGGATGTCGCAGCGTTGTAGGGCGAAATCGCCTGCCAACTCTGCAGCCTCCGCTGGCCCCATGCCCTGGAAGGCGCGGCGGAATTCCACGACCATCGCCGCGGCGAGCATCACGTGACGCACGGGCCCGTGGATCCATCGTTCAGCGCCCCAAAGGTAGGGCTGGAAGTCGGGGAATTCGGTCACGAATACGGGAGGTTGGTCTCCACGCACTGCGTTGCCAAAGCTGCCGGATCCCGTCCTTCGCGAATAGGAAGTATCCGGTAGAGGAGACTGTATGGCCCCTTGGCTGGCGTGTTGCTGTACTTGTCCGGGCGCGTCAGCTGGTCCCAATTGCCACCTTGGACGCCTTCCTGAGCAGCGTCTACGCGTACGACAGTCCGCCACGATTCCGGCACCTCGTGCCAGTGACGGTGTCCGGTCAGTTCAGCCGGACTGTTCGGTTGGACGTTGAGGTACATGCTTCCTTCAGCCACCAGCAGCACTCCCCTACCGGCATCGTCGGTAAGAGCAGCCCAGCGGGTGTCGGCCTTGTTCCCACTATCCTGCGGTCGGCTGTATCGGGTGACCTGATCCGCGATCGATCCCGAGTAGCGTCCGAAGAAGGCCGAACTCCGCCGGTCAGCGGTCGACTCCCACGGGCCACGGCCATACCATTCGATGGTTGCGAACTCGGCCCGGAGCCCGAACATCGTCCCGACGACCTGCGGGTTGGGGGTACCGGGTACCGGCTCGAATGTTGACAGCACATCCACCTGCCCGTTGCCGTAGATCGTGTAGACGATCGACTGAGGCGAAGTCGTGAGGCGTTGGCTGGGACGGAACGGGATCGTGGTGGTCACGCTTCCGCGCACGGTGACGCGGACACCACCCGGGATGGACGACGATTCGATCCCGCTGATAGCCCAGTCTTCACCGACGCCGCGCCACGGCCCAGATGGCTCCGGCAGGGTCGCTCTGAATTCAGGTATCGACAGCTCCGGATCATTCGGGGCACGCCAGTAGTTCGGCGTCAGGTCGCTTGCCAGCATTTCGCGGTCGTCGTATCGCAAAGACGTCAGGCGGCCGGTGGAGCGGTCGATCCTGACCGCGTAGCCTTCGCCCGCGACCTCGATCATCTCCTCGGTCTGGCGGACTTGCGGCGAGGCCAGCTCCGCCGACGGAAGGAGCGAGAGTGTGGGAGCAACGCCGGGAAGCGCAACTTGTGCCCTGGCTACGATGTGGCCCGTTTCCGCCCAAGACGTAGGACCGTCGAGAACGATCGAGAGCTCCAGCCGGTACTCGGAACCGGCCCGCAGCTGTTCCGGCAACGAGCATGAGAGTGTGATGTCCGCGCTCTGCAAGGGTCCTACCGAGAGCTGATAGCCAGGGATCGTTGCGCTTGTGATCGCATGTCCGTCCTCTGTGATCGCCCATTGCAGTCTGTGCCCGTCCAAGTTCGTGAACAGGTACTCGTTCGTGATCCTGATGGTCCACGTGTTCAGGTCTACAAGGGTGATGCTCACTGGTTGGTAGGCCAGCTTGGCCTCCTCCAGCTTCGGTGTCGGTGTTCGGTCCGAAAGCAGCAGGCCACTCATGTGTGCGCCTTCTTCGTTGGGATCGTCGCCCCAATCGCCGCCGTAAGCGAGGAATTCCTCACCCGGCCGTCCCGGGACCTCCCACCACAGCCCCTTGTCGGCCCAGTCCCAGAGGAAGCCACCCAGTACCTGACCCGGATTTTCACGGATGGCCGCCCAAAGTTCGTCCAAGTAGCCAGACGTGTTCCCCTGGCTGAACGCGTACTCGATGAGCAGGTAGGGCCTCGGATCGCGGCTGGCCCGGTTGATCAGCTCGGCCACCGGCGGGTAGAAGTCACCGTCGAAATCGGAGCTGTCCGAGGGGACGATCGGCGAGCCGGAGCCGGTCGCATCCTGATAGCTCACGGGGCGAGTCGGATCACTCCCCTTGGCCCAGTCGTACATGGCCGCCAGGTTCGAGCCGACTCCCGACTCGTTGCCGATCGACCAGGCGATCACGCAGGCGTGGTTCTTGTCCCGGTCGACCATGTTCCGCATCCGCCACAGCAGGGGCGCCCGAAGCTCTGGGCGATCACCCGGGATATTCGGTCGCCCGTCAGCGTCGACGCGGTTGATGTGCGTCTCGTTGTTCGCTTCGTCGAACACGTACAGTCCGTATTCGTCGGCGAGTTCGTACCACCGCGGGTCGTTCGGATAGTGGGAGGTGCGGACGGCGTTGATGTTGTTCTGCTTCATCAGAGTGATATCAGCGATCATGTCGGCCGAACTGAG
Protein-coding sequences here:
- a CDS encoding GH39 family glycosyl hydrolase, giving the protein MASASLSAITIDDRVTESTVLPHVWSLCAGAGRANEALRADWQQQFREAVDRLGFRYLRFHGVFHDDMFVYRGSYGGGFGPNVPLETPVHTFSYVDKVFDFLIDLGVRPFVELGFMPRELATQTQTVFWWGAHCSPPNDMDRWVELVARSVEHWVERYGLAEVREWRFEVWNEPNLVPHFWTGTKTEYFELYARTVQAIKAIDPELKVGGPSTSVFVPDDRYAGETENRSAEHATAAASDPDALDWRPVWVEDFLVWCAARDLPVDFISTHLYPTDFAFGANGEAVSLTRYADATPDDLTLLRRLIGESAYPDAEVHITEWSSSPSSRDHIHDTVFAATYITRAYLRSADLADSISYWTFTDIFEEGGAGLGPFHGGFGLVNEQGIHKPTFHAFAMLNRLGDRLIASTASGVFSQHSATGKLAALFYNYPDDMNERSVGSRNSYAATRGLIGMGPEQRVRHTVGGLEPSDVFAVEILAPGHGDAAEAWSAIGQPLNLSRDQAAYLREQGDALQRHTLVVSENGTLEIDLVLAPWAVVSIFAL
- a CDS encoding glycoside hydrolase family 2 TIM barrel-domain containing protein encodes the protein MKATPDWSDPAIYEWGSEPAHATLVTYDTLAQAMRADRSASAFQISLDGDWKFRWSPNPESRLPDFADENTDDSGWDLLPVPSSWQLHGYDYPIGVNTVLPWTGENGKNEQPAPTGDYPHAPTRYNPVGQYRTTFELPDGWAGRQTFIQFEGVESAYYVWINGQCVGYREDSYTRGEFDLTPYMHSGRNVLAVEVYRWSTGSYLENQDNVRLSGIFRSVLLLSRPPVLIRDFTVRTPLADDFSEAALELGAEVRDYSGTRTGEDFQVRATLFDGTDAGAVEVWSRSTPVGPLAPGRDASAALTELVVSPRLWSAECPELYTLVVELCDANSSVVDRVSTRVGFRRVEIVDGVYRINGQAISLRGVNRHEWNPRTGRTLSSADMIADITLMKQNNINAVRTSHYPNDPRWYELADEYGLYVFDEANNETHINRVDADGRPNIPGDRPELRAPLLWRMRNMVDRDKNHACVIAWSIGNESGVGSNLAAMYDWAKGSDPTRPVSYQDATGSGSPIVPSDSSDFDGDFYPPVAELINRASRDPRPYLLIEYAFSQGNTSGYLDELWAAIRENPGQVLGGFLWDWADKGLWWEVPGRPGEEFLAYGGDWGDDPNEEGAHMSGLLLSDRTPTPKLEEAKLAYQPVSITLVDLNTWTIRITNEYLFTNLDGHRLQWAITEDGHAITSATIPGYQLSVGPLQSADITLSCSLPEQLRAGSEYRLELSIVLDGPTSWAETGHIVARAQVALPGVAPTLSLLPSAELASPQVRQTEEMIEVAGEGYAVRIDRSTGRLTSLRYDDREMLASDLTPNYWRAPNDPELSIPEFRATLPEPSGPWRGVGEDWAISGIESSSIPGGVRVTVRGSVTTTIPFRPSQRLTTSPQSIVYTIYGNGQVDVLSTFEPVPGTPNPQVVGTMFGLRAEFATIEWYGRGPWESTADRRSSAFFGRYSGSIADQVTRYSRPQDSGNKADTRWAALTDDAGRGVLLVAEGSMYLNVQPNSPAELTGHRHWHEVPESWRTVVRVDAAQEGVQGGNWDQLTRPDKYSNTPAKGPYSLLYRILPIREGRDPAALATQCVETNLPYS